The Sparus aurata chromosome 10, fSpaAur1.1, whole genome shotgun sequence genome includes the window AAATGTGTCCTGCAGATGGAGCACCGCTCTTTCGCGTACATGGCATGTGCCAAATGCGGGTGTGGTCGTACAATGCAGAGCGGTCTTTTTATAGGGGTGGGTGAAGAccactttcactttcgctttacATAAACCCTTGAATGATCATGTGCTCTCTCAGAAATGAAGATTCAGTTTACAGGAATTGTCCCCATAAGACCTGCTGCGACCTTTCTCACATGGCATGGTACAAAGTTGTGTTCCCTGCTGTGATGCAGAATTCAGACAGTTCATTAATTAGTTTGAAATACACGATGTTTATTAGATTCACACATTTTCCTGATGAGGTCAGGTATAAAATGAACTCTGCCTGGCTGCTCCTGTCAGAGGTTTTGTAGGCCCACTGGAAGGGAAATGTGCacaatgtaaaacacaaaacaactgacTTGGTTGTGCTGCAGGTGGATAAATGCTGAGGAACAGAAGATGgacagcagcacaacaacaggTGTGCACTGTGGAAATGAGACTCtgggaagagagaggaaagactCACAGCCTTAAATGTAGAAATCAAAAGGGAGGATGAACTGATCTCTGGTAAATAAGGACATTAAAAGGCATGGCCATCTTTCTACCCACAATGTTTGCCAGGAGGACACCTTGCTACAGATGATCTGACATGTCTGATCAGATCCATGTGAACCCTTTTGTACTCACTCCTGAAGGTAAGGGGGCAGTGAGGGCTTGTGAAGTAAACCTCACCACAACACAGCTACAATGACACCACTGGAGGTGAGAACAGTAACAAAGGTATTTAgttttctctgttctttgtcCTTGTCTATTTTATAAGATAACACTAGAGGGCGCTATTGTGACAGATTCACTGCAGTCTGCCCACTCTGAGGAAAATGGATGTGAGAGGAAAAATACCAAACCGGGTGGCAGGACAGAGACGGACAGAACATCTGGAAGaggatcaaaacatttttaagtttcagattcaaacagacaaaatatttgtaaataataagtttcttgtttgttttcctttttttttgagggaataaatgaaatgctttttttctgacaacaaagacaacaggTGCAGTATTTAGAGATGCTGTGTCAGGTCAGTGGGGAATGGAAGTACATGGTTAACATCCCACAGTGCTAAACATACATGAAGACAGTGACACACTCAACATAAACCTTCAGCTTGGTCTCCATTGCGAAGATGCACCTGTTGTCTTGTTTTTACATTCTTTGTTGAATTCAGAAACCCAAGACttgagatgaagaaaaatgttaaataatggATTTTTTAAATAGATGATTATTTAAAAGAAAGCATAGTAAAACTATATAAATGAATGAGGTGATGATATTTCTGTTTACTTTAGAAGTTATTATACACTGTATGCTGTGATTCTGATCTGGGAAACATTAAAGACATTCATAGCCAGTCTGActattttgtctctttattgATCCAGTTAACAGGAGTGAGTAACTTATACATGTTAACTATCACATATAGAATGAGtgacattttaattattataaaaaTGGTAAATATTCAGAATCAGATACTTCACAGAAACATAGATTTTACAATAGATTTTAAATTTCTATTTAGGCAAATCATTCTTTAAATGCtgtttaaaacatgacaaataaatcTATGCTAACTGAGTGATGTATGAAAGAAAGTAATGGCTTTAaatcagatatgtcacagaaaacaaaaaagtaaatcaTAACAAAACTTTTAAAGACTGAGTGACTAAGAAAGGACtatgaatgtaaatatatttgacATCAGATAACTCACAgaaattaacaattaaagtATACATATCAGAtatttgaaataagaaaaaaaacttgccaCTTATTTTGTTGCCTCGACtttcacacaaagacaacaaattCAGACTTAGATCAAACTTGAAAATACTTTGCATGTTCTTAACTATTACATGAACTCAAAGTACACAAAAAGCTCTTCAAATATTCATGAGGTCAACATTAACAGACAGTGAAAGCAGATTATCATTATCTACTATGTTTGTTGCAATCTCAGTGGAAGATGAGCACTATTTGCAATGACTTTCTCTTATATCCACATCATAAGCCAAATTGGCAAAATGTCTACATGTACTGACACTATCTTCAACATTGTCATCTtgtaaacagtgtgtgactgtttCTGATTTTTGatcaaatgaatgaattaggagtaaattatcacatttacttaaaaaaaaaaaatgcaatgcaaTATGCAGTGGTATGCAATGCTGACGtgtgtataaaaaataaaatagtatttaACGtaaaaaatatcagtttttccACATAAACAATGAAAGACTATATATCATATATTTggcgaaaagaaaaacaattttctGTCACCCTGCAGCCTTGGTTAACTGTGTACATCTTTTTCAGTAGCAATACAATGACATTCATCGATCACACGAAGATTATAAATTCAAACTCGGATCAAACTGGAGATATTAGTTCTTCACATGTTAAATGACTCAGATGTATAAAATAGCTCTTGAAAATGTTGATACAGCCAGACATTATTACAAACACTGATTATTACCGTCAGATTATTTTGATTAAACAGGTTTATTGCAACCTTCAGCTAAAGTTAAGCAGTATTGCATGACTTTATCTTATATCCACATTGTAAGCCATAGTGACCAAATATCTGCATGTACTGAATAATATCTTCAAACTTGTCATCttgtatacagtatgtgactCGTTTCTGATTCATCTCTACCATTATGAAAGGTATTATGAAGATGCCTTTGTACATGTGAGGAATGTTAGTACTCTCATTTGATGTTGAATGTCTTTTTCAGACTCTCCTCTGCCTGCTTGTACGTGATGTTTTCCCAAGTTGATGGAATATCAGCAGGCTTTGCATTATATGCTTCTGCAAACTCTTCATTGAACTTTGCCAGCACATACTTCCAGTAGTCTGATGCCTCAAGGCTTGCATCTGGAGCAATTCTCCAGTCTGGGTAAATTTCTGTGTACTGCTTGTAAAGGTGCCATTCACCCTTTGTGTCAGCATTGCGAAAACGCGTGTCACTGACCACTGAAGAAGAGCAGACGTCAGTGACAAGTTTTTCCGTTTCATCCCACTTGTATCTACCCAGACCCTGTGGTCGATGTATTGAAGTATGATGCTCTGTATGTTCTCTTCCTCCTGCCTCACAAGGTGCTTTGCAGAATGGACACTGTTTACCACAGCCAATCATTTGTGACACAAGCTCCCTCTGAGGCTTCACATAAAGAGATTCTAGTTTCATTTGGATGCTTGTTTCTTTGAACTTCTTCCTAAGAGCTTGTTCCATGTCCTTCACACACTCAGTGAGCCATTTAGCAAACTGTTCCTGGTCAGCATTGTTCAGGATCATGAAAGCACCAAGAGCATCCTGGGAAATGACCAGTTTATCAACAAGTTTCTGACAGACATTTTCAACAAATGTCTTCAGGTTGCcactcttttctgttttagctTCGTTGATAGCAATATTTATGCTTATGATTCTTGATTGGAGATGTTGATCTTCAAACTCAAACATTGTGCGCTGATTTGAGAAGTGTTCCACTATGCGGTCATAAACCCATTCATTGGCATACTCCTCATATGAGCAGATGTAGCTCTGATACTTTTTAAAGTCCTTCTTTGAGAGCAAATCCAGTAAAATTGAATACTGGAAGAACATCCGTGTGCTGAACTCAAACTTTGTCTTCATTTCACCAATGATATCAGGACCCAAGGAGCGGCTGACATAGTCCTCAATTGCAggcctcaaacagtgttctgtgaaTTCTTCTGCCTTCTTCTGGCACTGGTCTCGTTCATGGAACACATCCTTAAAATCATcacaaaaggtttttttgttttgattcagaCATCTGGAGGGATCATTCTCACGCAGGAAATCTTCATGCATTTTCTGAAACTGTCTGGCTGCAAATCCACAGATGTGCTGTTTGAGAGGAACTTCAAACTCAATCTCTATCTTCTTAGTCTGACTGTTTTGCAGCTTCTCATCAATCTTGTGTAGGATCTCCTGGATGTAAGTGTCGTGGTagttgctttttcttttcactttgtcAGTCACAAACTCTGTGCAGTCCGCGATGATGCGGTCAGCTATCTTTTGTAAAGCCATTACGTGATCTTCAACAAAGAATTTGCTGACTTGGTGTGTAATCTGCTTAAAAAATCCTTCCACAGTATATTTGAAAGGCCCCTGTCCACAATCGTGCAGATTTTTTTGACTGAACAGTTTGGGTGCACCACCCCTGTGTGATAGATTTGTTCTCAAGGCAGAGGTGACTTTTGCAATGACATTTGTGACCTCTTGCTGCGGAAAAGATAGTTCATTCTCTGCTTTTTTCCACATCTTATCAAATTTGTCATCCAGCTCCTTGTCTGTcatcttgacatttttttgccGACATTCTTTAATCAATGCATAAACTCTTCCCTCTAACTGCTTTTTGTGATTGTCCTTGATTCTGTCAATTTCTGTCATTCcctgtctgatgtcagctgtcGCTGTGAGCTGATTGATTACAGAGTTCTCCATTTCTCGTCGAAGGCTCTTTGCACTGTTCGCAAAGTCTTCTCTGTATCCTTCAACTAGATAGACGTGACCCTCTGTTTGCTTGAAGTACTCTGCCAGATTTTCAAGAAGCTTTGTCTCCCATTCAGACAGCACTGTGCAAGCTTCACTTTTTAAATTAGTGAGAAAATCTGACATGTTAGATGTCTCAGATTTTCCAGCAACTGTGCCAAAGTTGGAAATCTTTGTGTCAGCTTCTGTAACCCACTTGTACATCTCTTTTTTGAATTCCCATTCCCATTTGTTGAATTCTGTGCACAGCCTCATGTATGCATCAGCCACCAGGCTGTTTCTGAAGCTGAAGATGAAGTTTTCATGCTTCACTGCATTCCACAGGCTTTTTGTCCACTTTGTAAAATCAGAGATATTGTTAGCTGACAACTCACAACTTCCTAACATTTGGATAATGTTTTTCTTGAGCTGATAAACAGCCTCACTGTACCCTGCATTGACTGGTGCCATTGGTGGGTTTCCATTCCAGAGACCAGGAACGTACCAGTTCCCAGTATCTGGACTGTAATCCATCACATCAGTGAAGCCCTtgttctcctctttcttttccattttggCTGCTGCCTGCGTCATCTCATTTAACTGCTGCAAGAGCAGTTTCCTGTCTCGTAAGTTCTTCTCATGGGCTGAAACATCTGACACATTCTGGTGAACAAACTGACATTTGGGCTTTTTGCCCACCTCTGTCATCCTGAGAAAAGCATGCACCACTATCTGTAGGATGTCTTTCATTTCTGTTGAGTTCTCCATGGCAATATTGATAatggtgatgtcactcagccCCACAGCAAGTGTTGCAAGCTCATTGTCGTGCTCATAGCTGTTGTCCAGTTGTGCGAGTTCTGGTGACTTTAAGCCCTCAGTGTCAATGATCACAATAAAGTCACAGTTGAGAACTTTTTTAACATCTTCATTGACTCTGATGAGCAACATG containing:
- the LOC115590625 gene encoding interferon-induced very large GTPase 1-like, which gives rise to MTTDTNNVTLSNLSPGVCYSLQVSAQLRNGRKSEPAVTSAHTNVPPPEITVLSVGQETVSFGIPLTDDSVKYTLELDYCCDTQRDSLIRDDSSTVEVEGLIPGTEYTFSITRIAENGNRSKATSLSVITEPSPPVQVAVYQVSSQSLSLRWDPPAGDMESYIVTCCHEGEIVQEMTTDTNNLTLSNLSPGVCYSLQVSAQLRNGRKSEPAVTSAHIKTQLESLLEDLGLEQHYKEKLSLSTILQIDEKTITDEPAKCNSDLPWYFLKKLMMVNVTARNVKCVSGCESACDGASGKTELDLDNLFNTEDSDDMLNPLDIITALFLCSDGFVQQEMALKMSMCQFSVPLLLPDCDTKQCTLMLWAMRDIVKKHRPQSLSESKGFIEDRIVVSELPMISFVRLGECSLSKSEILNKLLSNSQQYHDTFVHSNMECGDSPRRISNGLAEISWYLPCGNKNMDIFSEPVAVANLRGDIASFETQFSFLCQTSAAVFVFFNSLDSDCKPLMNQHHKAEIFLVGNHQSTHSSMDALKKVATKLGLTNNNILLKAKHMNDADFVKKLRITVRDLLKSSNGKMVIEQMADIAHELGIWVDEDCPECQTAKNNADAITAEIQDILKYKETQLPLQDQIWKELSRLEKEEFRLRGVGSENIEQYKSDLQIKKDKLRKEQNSHDMSNAMTLFIQAISSPGTERSYFLKWLRMKLDNLSRKKLSDLREQYKEKSKNSENKEEIKEIDRQLSNSSLGTEHFFREMGQIYEASLSLPETNPSRQQLQHLPKLCAGLLLDGFPLELVDGDASNIPLRWVSDVLSQLNDLVSPKNKILVVTVLGVQSTGKSTLLNTMFGVQFAVSSGRCTRGAFMLLIRVNEDVKKVLNCDFIVIIDTEGLKSPELAQLDNSYEHDNELATLAVGLSDITIINIAMENSTEMKDILQIVVHAFLRMTEVGKKPKCQFVHQNVSDVSAHEKNLRDRKLLLQQLNEMTQAAAKMEKKEENKGFTDVMDYSPDTGNWYVPGLWNGNPPMAPVNAGYSEAVYQLKKNIIQMLGSCELSANNISDFTKWTKSLWNAVKHENFIFSFRNSLVADAYMRLCTEFNKWEWEFKKEMYKWVTEADTKISNFGTVAGKSETSNMSDFLTNLKSEACTVLSEWETKLLENLAEYFKQTEGHVYLVEGYREDFANSAKSLRREMENSVINQLTATADIRQGMTEIDRIKDNHKKQLEGRVYALIKECRQKNVKMTDKELDDKFDKMWKKAENELSFPQQEVTNVIAKVTSALRTNLSHRGGAPKLFSQKNLHDCGQGPFKYTVEGFFKQITHQVSKFFVEDHVMALQKIADRIIADCTEFVTDKVKRKSNYHDTYIQEILHKIDEKLQNSQTKKIEIEFEVPLKQHICGFAARQFQKMHEDFLRENDPSRCLNQNKKTFCDDFKDVFHERDQCQKKAEEFTEHCLRPAIEDYVSRSLGPDIIGEMKTKFEFSTRMFFQYSILLDLLSKKDFKKYQSYICSYEEYANEWVYDRIVEHFSNQRTMFEFEDQHLQSRIISINIAINEAKTEKSGNLKTFVENVCQKLVDKLVISQDALGAFMILNNADQEQFAKWLTECVKDMEQALRKKFKETSIQMKLESLYVKPQRELVSQMIGCGKQCPFCKAPCEAGGREHTEHHTSIHRPQGLGRYKWDETEKLVTDVCSSSVVSDTRFRNADTKGEWHLYKQYTEIYPDWRIAPDASLEASDYWKYVLAKFNEEFAEAYNAKPADIPSTWENITYKQAEESLKKTFNIK